AACATGAAAATAATCCAAAGCAAATATCCAAGTCAATCTATAAATGGCTTCGGAAAAGGAAGAGCAATCTTGAAATGACCAAGGcagagcccagacctcaatcccatttaAAACCTGTGGAATGAAAATGTTATGGACCTATAACTTTTTGGGTATAAAATTGCAGAATGCAGGTGTGATAAATTGatagagacttattcaaaaagactGCCATAATAAAAGCAAAGTGTGCTTCCGAGAAGAGAgagttgattttattttttataacaaatattGCTTGTTTTGTTGGAATATCTGTTAAGGCCTTTGtttcaatattttaaaatgaacgaTGACATTGTTATTCATCTGTCATGATAAAATAAACTCTGGTGAATCATATTCAGTACATATTTTAAGTCAAATACACTACCAAGTTCGATAATTGTTGTGGCTCTCATGTTAAAGCTATATTGTATTCTAGAAAAAAACTACATTGAGAATTCCATAAGCTCTGACATAACTTTTCTAATACTCCTTTACATGCTCTTCAGGATATCTGGTGCTGTTCTATTTCTGATTACTCTAATAAAATACTTCTCTCAGCCAGCATaggtcaataaaaaatatatcttatcacaatttcaaacataaaaataaaccatatatGAAATATAGACACTCAGTAACGCAGGTTAACACAGATTATCTGTGAATTATCTGGAGAGTATAGatcaatttgggtatcatcgcatagagatgatactgaaatccaaaggagcttattagttttccaaaagaagACGAATAAACAGAGAAGAGCAGAAGGCTTAGTACTGAGCCATCTGGTActcaaactgataaaggaagcagtgAGGAGGTGGATGCAGAGAACCAAGCACAGAAAAATTGATtcgataggtaggatgagaaccaggataggatagTGTCCTAAAGACCATttctatgagaagagagtggtcaacagtgtcaaatgcagcagagagatccaggagaattagaagcgaGTAAtgacctttagatttagcagggatcagatcattaacaaccttaaTCAGTGCAGTCTATATGGAGTGTTGGGAACAAAAGCCTGATTGCAGTGTCCAATAGCTTGTGTAAGGAAAGAAAGCATATGAGGCGAGTATAGGCagttctctcaagaagcttggaggcgCATGGGAGCTGAGATATGGGATGGTAATTTTAGAGAAAGTTTTGGTCTGAATTTTGCTTAAATAATGACAGAAGATAGCTGGTAGAAAGATATTACAAATTTTAGTTAAggctgggatgagcacaggagacagggatcaagTGATTTGTGAGGATATAGGATCAAAAGGACAGGTAGTGGATTAGGAAGCTAAGATAAtaaatacttcatcttcatttttgGGATCAAATGAAAAGAAGGTGCCAGAGGGTGTAGGAAAGGAATTTAGGTGGTTGTTTGTCAAGGGCACTGATCATAGTTGGAGGGTTTGAGGGAGGAGGGTTGAGATATAAATGTATTAGAAGGCATTTGGGGTTTGAAGCCTGAGCAGTAATAAGAGACTGGAAATATGTTTGGCAGTGTCACGGTTGACATCGTAGTCAACATGGAGTGTGAAGAGTACCTGGAGCCATCTGAACAAAGGGCTGATTCTAGGGTTTGGTTAAGATGTGTTACTTCCAGATCAGGAGAAGCGAATGTAATAGGgttaagatttctgtgggtatAAGGAGGCTTGAGGTTAAAGTAATGACAGAAAGCTTGTAGCTAAAGTGATGATCCGCAAGGGGAAAAGGAgcgttaaggaaattagaaactaaTTTTAAAGACAACAAAATCAAAACAGTGACCATCCAAGTGAGAAGAGGAGTCAGTCCAGGGAGAGGGagttaaaaagaggtacaagtAGAATGCGGATTATCAATGTGAATGTGGAATCACTCGCAATGATAGtgaggatgtcagaggataagaaatgGGGGTGCCAGGCAGAAAAAGTTCAAGAAATTATTGGCGTggtccagggggacgatagattaCAGCAACATGCATGGATAATGGCTTGAAAATGTGAAtggcatgtacttcaaaagatgtaaatgtgagtgatgggacatttagtAGAACTGGGAAAGTGTAATGTGGGAAAGAAGTAGACCAACCGAACTTCCAGTTGTGGTGGTGTGGgtaaatggaggccaccatgtgaaagggctgcaggtgagggagtgtctgattgtgtaagccatgtGTCACACTTCATGGTCTTagccccacttacctggtctggCAGTGTCACCTCATGGCCATCGGTGCCCCTCCTGGCCACCTATGGCACTCCTGAGTTCTGTGTCACTATCTGTAAACAAACACTCTTGTGAGTGTgaacgctcccacaatcatgttttatcgtaccaaaacacttTGCATCCGTTGATTTCGTTTTATAAACTTACTAAAAATCACGGTCAACGATGAAACCATGCAGGGCaagtgtggaagtgtgtacacaatcatgaccagcagtgtaggcagatatctgtagagtgtgtacagagtaacaatcttttcagcagttggttatgagagatgaagattacAAATCTGAATATAAATTGTTTATGTGTTtatgcatgctcatcgggactttcaattgttggtgaaatcgttacaaaAATTGCATCTTAAGTAagattgcataagtgtgtaccaAGCTTTAGACTGCTGGTCAGTGAAGCATATTTTTTAACACCAACCTGGCCTGGCTCTCATCTAATCTAAGATCAATACATTTTTTGGGATCAGCTGACAATCAGTGCAGATGTAGCTAATTTTTATTCATCCTAACTATATCTTAGAGTTCACTCTAAGAGGAGACATGTTTTCCTCactaaagggcctgattcatgttcagacatatATCCATTTGCGTAgcgtgtcttgtgtgaaatagctctgcatgtGCCCAGTAAAGGACATTACACGAATGAGcgcaattgcatacaattcatgtctgaacgcataTGTCCCTTACTACTGCCTACGAGTTGAGCGGCGGAAAGGTGGATGGAAGGGGTGGACAAACccgggccatgtacagtaagggcactcCGACGCACATGCAGCTGAATCAGGCTCTTGTATGCATGCTTAGCTCACTTGTATCATTTGCACTCACTACAGGTCAAGTGTAAAGGCCGACTGATACTGATAATTGACACTCATatgctatcacagaacaactgtatgcaactaagattgaccacaaaaatgcattgtatgtacagtacgcattgacAGCATCTATTTTTATGTAATtagatatttgaaaaaaatatctaaaaatcaaAGGACACAGTTGAACAAACAAGGAATAGACTCTGATGCCTGCCAGTAACTAACTTCACCTGCTGCATCCTGCCACTGCACTTCTTATTTCATGTTCCTGGACATTGTTACTTggtaattatatattttctgttttctctTTATGTCCCTGCTTCTCTCTTACCATCTAGCTGCTCAACTCctgctctctctctgacccctacCCTTTCACTTGGCACTTTCTCACCAAATCAATCCTGCCCTTGTCTCTTCACTGCTCTTCTGCCaacctgctccccctccccaccAAACACCCGCACTATTTTTCCATTGTCTATGCAATGTTGGAATTTTGTTGCATGTTCTATCCCCCTATGTACAGAGCTACTGAAGCCTTGTGATACCTtataagtaaaagataataataataatattaatctgaAGATGGCGACAAGATGCTGTTATATACATCCCTCAGTAAACCACCATAGGGTATGATGCCACTGCTTGTTTCCCCTTCCTCTTATGtagtacatttatatttattatagaagAGGTAAATTATTGGTGTAACAGAAGAACTCCGGGACATTTTGGATTGCAAGCTTTGATGGACAGGTCCCTCACTACCATTTGTACCCAGTCTGACATTGACTGCATTGTGCTGTCAAACTCAGCTGTTAGGGGTTACTAGAGTTGAATGCTTATGTGTTAGAATAAGCCACAGTGTTTCTTAATAAGGTTCTCTGTGAAACAGAGGAAGCCTTGTATCTTTAATATGTACAAAGGTGAATGAACCAGAATAAACTGCAAGTGGGAATACAGGAAATGTAACAATCATTAGTCATACATGAAAGGCAACGTTTGCAATAACCTTTGTCCTAGTTACATGTGTTGTAAGTATTTGTACTAAACAGATTGAAATAATATGTTTCAATGCACTTTGAATCTTTTTGGTGAGGTAATATGCATGTTTGCCTAATTAAAAAGGAACTTTGTTGAATATACAAATATTTGTGTAAACCATACAGTGGGAGCATAAATTGTAAATCAGTTCAATGTAATAGTTTGTAAAAGGAACTTTCATTTTAGGTTTAGTTAtccttttttattaatttactcAACGCCAATTTGACTTACTAAAGTGTATGTTGGTATAGCATGTCAGGTCATGACATATTTCTTGTGGTAGGAAGGCAGGAAAGgttatttacaaaagtgcaaacccAGAACACATCTGCTCAGTGGATCCCGAGGGTCACTTGTGGGCCTAGTTTTGTTCTAATAAAGTggaaaaacaagatttaattttgtgggaAGGGATTACTTGAATGAGATGTAAGCGTGGAAAGGGTGCATTTACAGGGTGTTCCTTGCTTTTCCGGAGGGTGTGCAATAGGACTAGAATTagatctggggctagatttactaaactgcgggtttgaaaaagttgagatgttgcctatagcaatcaatcagattctagctgtcattttgtagaatgtactaaataaatgataattagaatctgatcggttgccataggcaacagccccactttttcaaacccgcagcttagtaaatatacctcctggggctagatttactaagctgcgagtttgaaaaagtggggatgttgcctatagcaaccaatcagattctagctttcatgtatttagtactttctacaaaatgacagctagaatctgattggttgctataggcaacatccccactttttcaaactcgcagcttagtaaatctagcccctggtcttgtCCCTATAATTATTACATAACAAATTTATTTGCATTTCTGTGGGAAAGCACATTTCAAGACACAGTTCAACAAATGTAATAAAGGCTGGCAAACACACAAATTAAGTACAGCCTTGAAGAAGCATTGCAGCTCCACACTTTTTGCCACCAATAATCTGCCTTGCTTAAACTACTTATAAATGAAAGAGACTCAAGTGGATCACTCCTCTGCATCCAACTTAACATAACATCACTATTCCTTTTTCTGTGTGGACATTGCCCCTAATGGAAAATGAAACAAAAGTCACTAAGGTTTCTATCAATGAAACTGCAGATAATATCAAGAATGATGTAAACTCTGACAAAAAAACAATAGTATTAAGGTTCCAACTACTTTGCTAATAAATTGCTAACATTACTCCTTAACTTTTCCCACACTAGTTTTCAAGTGTCTTCTTGTCCTGAAGTTTCACTACCTGGGAAAAATGTTGAAATTCTTAACATATCCTTAACATACTGAAATGTTTCTTTCATGTGGTCCTTTCTTCTGTAAGATGTAAATACTGAGCTCAGTGGAGGAAATTTGTAAAGTGACTTAGCAATCATTCACTGATGGAGCTTAGTTGATCTCTATACCTGTGTTTGAAGATGAAGGTGTTACTTTATTGGTATATGTGAAGGAGACCATGATTTAGTAACTTCTTATCCCTGAAAGGAGGGATATTGCCAAGCCCAGTGTTGGATTGGGGCATGAAGATCTCACCGgaggactgcaacgctagggacccaccagagggggtgtcatagaggcgagaccagacactagagggggagtgctcagcccatgaaggacagctagcatcatagtatagtatataatgaatgcagtgtgtatataaagagtacagagtcttgacctgccctttggattgggcagaacagtcaccaaaaatcggttttgtcccactagaatcagaacatttgatagactgtcctacctgtttttgtcactttcaccacctgtggctgctggtttctttagttgcagcttgtctggatcctggaatgctggagtccttatttggaaaaaaaatgggtacatttagaaaattccaaccagcccaagcgttaaatcaataggacccacgattaatacttaggccttcctccagccccaacattaaagtaatagtattcccatttaataaataaacgtatttccctccctccaaacagccccagcaataaattaatagcatttacgtataataaatatacctatttcccgcaaacgtcactgccattaaataattcatataaacatttaaaaaatagacctcaaactcagcctcacattcaattaatagcccccaaactaccccatcttaaattaatagttcccactataaaattaaattgccccaccatgaccccacaaacaaaatagcacccattagccaccacctaccacacacacacattacattgctacaagcccgctgtgccatcacacacacattactgtgcccctttatcaccatgctgtgcccccttatgatcccactgcaccctccatgctgcttttgctacccccttcatcaccctgtgccatgctacttttgcccctcttcaccctgtgccatgctgcttattCTACAACAATATTAAgcccattattattaattattattgacAGTTACATATAATCCCGAgctttcacattttcttttatagttttatatttcGCCTTTTAGGATTTTAAAGTCAATTTTTATAAGTGTGTGTTCATTATTTCTTTTCAGACCTAGGGCACAGTTATTAGTTACATACACTTTCTTTCTCACCTTTACTGGTATAGGTGAGATTGTCATTATTTGTTAAGGTGTGCCTCCACCAGCTAGTAGAATtgttcaaccagtcactagctacagcaGTAAGTCTAGAAGACTAGAAAAGTGTGAATGTATGAATgaagtcccactgcacaaaagtggaagcaggGAAGAGGCAACTACCGACCAGTGAGCATTACAtcagtagggaaattgatggaaacactgaaaagaaagagttgtagaatatctcaaatccagcaatttaTATAATactaaacagcatggatttactggggggagattatgtcaaacaaatcttactgacttttttgactgggtgactaaagtaatagatcaagggggggctGTAGATGCAGCTTATCTGGATTTCAGTAAGGCTTTCCTCACTGTCAAACATCGTAGACTGTTAAATAAGCTCGAAAGTTTGGGATTGTAGTCTaagatggtggaatggataagatcttggttgcaggatagaaaacagagagctaTAGTATATGGAGTGCATTCACAAGAGGAAAATGTTGCCATTGGACTAGTCTAGGGATATGTACTgtgaccagtgctttttaatatctttattggtgatattgcaaatggtattgaagggaaagtatgctttTTTTGCATATGACACAAAGATAAACAACAGGGTAgatacaccaggaggggtaaTACAAacgattgatgatctaggtagactagaggaatggtcaagagtgtggcaactacagtttaatgacaaAAAATCCAAATTCATACCCTTAGGTCtgaaaaacccaaaggctaaatatagtaataatggaaactactgaggaggaaagggatctaggagtcacttaAATGCAGGTAAGTAGTGTAACAAAGCAATAAGAaagacaagtcagatgcttgattgcatagggagaggaatcagtagcaaaaaaaaagaagtaataatgccactgtctaggtcattatatataatgtagatTATGCTGTTGAGGTACAATATAATGTTAGCCCaatcatggccggattaaggcaTGGGCTTTAGGGACTGCAGCCTCTAGAACAACGATGAAaagccttttttttcccttttttatgtgttatatatttatatatattttccaaatgCCCGTGATCGGCTTCCTCAATTATCGGGACCGCCCCTTGTCTCAAGGGGGTGGCCCCGACTGTCTCTGACTCTCTGTATCCCTTCAGGCATCTAACTgtaaatctgatgctgttagctgccctgtcagtgcaggcATGgtgcactgcttagtgtggtctcgTGAGTCTATCAAATCTCACTTGACCATAATAAGCACTAAGACCGCACCCGCACTGACAGGGGAAGAAGAAACCAGAGCCTGCAGCGAAGAGGaccagaagacagcaaggtaaatGCTGTTTCTATATGGAGTGGGAGATTAATTGGCTTCAGGGGGTTGGGGAAGCTGATGAATTGGCTGCCGAGAGGCTGATGAatttgctgggggggggggggatattctaaatttccactttgaccactgtgtatatttctatatatacatTGGTCGAAGTGGGCTGATATACAACAATATGCCATACCGCAACTTCTCCCACTGGTTTGAAGTAACTGATTACTTCTCCCCCTAACACTGCTGCCCTCCACTTTGCTGTGCGACGCACAGTGTTTAGAGTGTAGCGCAGAGTGTTTACAATCACAGGTGGCAATGTTAAGTTAAGCTACTAAAATTCGCCTGCCACCATGCTCCCTGTGTAGTAGCATCATCctgtctctccccctcttctgccTGTCATATGACCACTGTCTGTCCTACCTGACACTGTTCCTATTTTAGGCAGAAGTTGCAGTAAATATGAAGGGGGTGAGCTATACAATGGATATGGTGGTGGTGGTACTGTCTCTCTTGGTGCTGATAACAGGTAAGCCGTGTAGTAGGTTGTGACAGAGAGAAACAAAGACATAGACCTCTCCCCTGGGTGTCTCTGCCTCCCTACGCAGTATCTATGACGGAACACATGCAGATCTTTTGCTTATCCTGTCCTGCTCCCATGCTCTGCTATTGTTGGACGCAGCATCTCCTAGGCTGTGGGACTGCTGTAGCCGTTAAATCACTGATGAGAATGCAGTCTCCCAAACCTGCAGCACTGCTAAATAAAATGACCGAGTGTATTGAGCAGTTGGAGAAGTCACTCAAGCCCTTACTTTGCAAACTGTAAAGTTAAAATTGTGTTTGTGAAAACTCAATTAAAATCTCTTAAATATAGTTAGCATTGTTAAAAAGATATGcacttcttgggcctgattcattaaggatctaaacttaagaaacttcttatttcagtcttctggacaaaaccatgttataaatCAGACTCCTTTTTACTATTTTGTCTAGTTCTTTTATTTAATACAAAGTTACAGTTGAAGTCAGACATGCAATTTAGTTACTACCCCGGTACTTCCAGTAATGCAGATTAATAGTAATTCCAGCTGTCACACCTAATTACTGATTGgctgtgcaaatttattttttaaattaatttttcataCACTTATTCACTTCAAtcactgtgatatatatatatatatatatatatatatatatatatatatatatatatatatgtgctgcagaataagtggcgctatataaataaatgttgatgatcatgatATATAGTCGCATTGCACATCATTACCTAGCACTATGTACGTCCCAACAAGTTTACTACAGAATGCGGTGAGGTGAAAGTGGAAGGACAAACTGTTGTTCTCCCTGCAAAAATGTATTCCCACTACACGTGAAATGTGCATAACTCGCATTACCAGATATGTAGTCTGACTGTAGCCTTGACCCTTGTCTGCTGTGACTGAGCGCCCGTCCAACACTCACTCAGACTGGGTGACGTCACCACGGCTCTCTCATCAGTCAGCTGACATCTGGGAAGCTCTAGCTGACAGGCTCGCGAGAGGTGGGCGGGGCCACGCCGCCTATAAATACGCGAGTTCTCTGGTAGGTGGTATAATTCTGTGGCAGTGATCGGGTAGAGTTGCGGTAAGGTGAGGGGATGATTGTGGTTCTTATGGAGTTATCAtgtagtctttgtgtgtgtgggtTAGCGGCTTTCACTTTGTTTTAAATTTGTGTAATTTACGTTTTCCAGGATTTTCATTCTCAATATGGCTGAGACCGTAGAGCAGCAGCAACAGGTAACTATGATATGATACCGTTCATAAAGCCAGAGGACCGTGATATAAATGTATGTCTGTAGTTAGTTACAGTGTAGTGGAAGCTCTGCCTCTAATATGTGTGCATTACATGCTCCGGGGAGAAGTCTAGTTACTGTACGGTGGGTTAATGTAATCCCTATTATGTGACTTGTAGTGTTACACGTAATCCATATTCTATGTTTGTATAGTCCGGTAGTATGTGAATGTATAGTAGGGTTTTTTTGCTCTCCTACTGTTAACTTGACCTGAAATCATCGTGGTAGTCTAGTCTCTGAAAGACTAGAGCTTGCATATGTAACGTTTTCTGCACTCCCATGTTTTATGGGAGATGCTACATGTACAGCTCAAACTCACCCCACCTATATAACAATCAAAAGTGAGTGTCTAAAACTGGCATTTAGAACTTGAACCTTTGCTTTCAGTATTTAATGACCACCTATTTATCCTAAATCCTCCTATTGGACCCAACTAAATTCACTTAGTGTGGCAAATGGTAGTCttagaaaatacatatataactgACTATGGGTCATCAAGATGTAACATTCTGGTGTGTAAAGCTAAGAACCATGCTTGGATAGGTCTTAAATCTGCAGAGATTTTAACTGTGGTTGTTTCTCTCCTAGAATGTGGTGGTAAGGTTGATTAACCTCCCATTGGTGAGCTCAACATATGATATGGTGTCTTCTGCCTATATCAACACCAAAGATAACCATCCCTACTTGAAATCTGTGTGTGATGTGGCGGAGAAGAGTGTGAAGGCCATCACCTCAGTGGCTGTGACTAGTGCCATGCCGATCATACAGAGACTGGAGCCTCAGAGTATGTCTTTGTTTCACTTTGAACTATATTGCTCTATTCCTAGGAATCTGCTTTCAATATTGGTCAGTTCTACATCTGAGACTAGATTTCTCTCTCGCCACTCGTACAACTTACAACTTGTCCTTTCAGTATTTAACAACTTGGTGTTCTGCTTAATGGGACATACAAAATATTCTAGCTCTAATTTTATCTCCAGtgctatttattaattttaaatccTAATCAGAACACTGCCTACATGTGTAGGTGTAACAAAATATAGTAGTGATATCCTGAATTATGTTTACTGTAAGCTGGCATGTTTATTTCAATGTTTTGTGCTTGCTCTGTGCAGAGACCAGCCAGCTCACGTCATCCTAGCAACTAGTGTAGGGAGTAGGTTAAATGTCATCTAGCTTAGACGCTTGCTTTTAAACTTGTGCACTATTGCACTGCAAgaagactgacttttttttctaaccccccccccccccaccccccccaccttcatttatttagttGCTCTGGCTAACAACATTGCATGTATTGGACTGGATAAGATTGAGGTCAAGCTGCCCATTCTTTATCAGCCTACTGACAAGGTAACTATTTAAAAACTCTTTTTGGCATCTTGGCTAACATATGATCTCAATATTGAACATTATATCAGGTGAGCAGGCCAATGATACTAGAGAATATTATAAAGCCAACAAATTTACTTTTTTGCAGTAAAGTACCTGTATGTATTGCATAAACCTGGGAATAAATTCCTTAATAAACTCTGTTCCCTTCCGTAGGTTGTCTCTAATGCCTCTGAGGCAGTTCTTGGTGCCAAGGATGTTGTGATGCATGGTATCTCGGGAGTAGTTGGTAAAACTAAGGGAGCTGTGCAGGACAGTGTAGAAATGACAAAGGCTGTTGTGAATGGCAGCATTAACACTGTCCTTGGGAGCGGTGTAGTACAGATGGTGAGCAGTAGTGTTGACACTGCACTGACGAAGTCTGAGACCCTCTTGGAACATTACCTGCCACCAACTGATGAAGAATTGGGTAAGCTGATCTGTTAAATTGGCCCCTCTTGTACTCTCTGAGGCTTGCATACACCGATGCACAATAATTCAACAAGTGTCCTATCAGACAACAAAATGTAGTTCAATTATACTGTTTTTGCAGTACCATAGATGTCCCAGTTTTGAGTCTACTGTTTCAAGTAGAAGTTTAAATGGGTGGCCAAATACTCCAATATAAGATTGTTTAGgattaatttgtctttcagccaAGGAAGCCATGAAAACGGAGGGGTTTGAATTGGCAACAGGAAAGCCAAACTACTATGTTCGCTTGGGATCTCTCTCCACGAAGGCCCGTAAACGTGCTTATCAACAAGCTTTGACACGAATGAAGGATGCCAAAGGCAGAGGCCAAGAAGCCATTTCTCAGCTACAGAAAACTGTTGATGTGGTTAGTTGCTTCAGCCATGTGTTCAGTCTTGCTGCCCTACATATACAAAATGAgcctattatcctttatttgttgggcgccgcaaggtttccgcagcgccgtacacactacaaacagtagtacaaaacggtgacaaagtaccaatgcttcaagaactccaggaagacatatggagtaaagacagagcagaagaaccgctTTGGAGACAGGAGtggaggggccctgctcataagagcttacatcctaagggagggtgaaacaagaacaggcacgaaagggagccagtgaagcagggggagagaagagaggccaGGGGAGAGGGAGACTGAA
The Mixophyes fleayi isolate aMixFle1 chromosome 1, aMixFle1.hap1, whole genome shotgun sequence DNA segment above includes these coding regions:
- the LOC142153276 gene encoding perilipin-2-like isoform X2; amino-acid sequence: MAETVEQQQQNVVVRLINLPLVSSTYDMVSSAYINTKDNHPYLKSVCDVAEKSVKAITSVAVTSAMPIIQRLEPQIALANNIACIGLDKIEVKLPILYQPTDKVVSNASEAVLGAKDVVMHGISGVVGKTKGAVQDSVEMTKAVVNGSINTVLGSGVVQMVSSSVDTALTKSETLLEHYLPPTDEELAKEAMKTEGFELATGKPNYYVRLGSLSTKARKRAYQQALTRMKDAKGRGQEAISQLQKTVDVIEFARKNMNDANQKIHDAQDRLYSTWVEWTKTTGQHTDGENESVEQIESRTLTIARNLTQRLQTTCISLVTGVQGLPQNIQDKAQSVSAMAADVYQNFRSASSFREMSDGVLVTSREQFTKMKNSMDDVMDYLVNNTPLNWLVGPFYPQMDGCPHAEQEVDVVDSANKED
- the LOC142153276 gene encoding perilipin-2-like isoform X1, translating into MAETVEQQQQNVVVRLINLPLVSSTYDMVSSAYINTKDNHPYLKSVCDVAEKSVKAITSVAVTSAMPIIQRLEPQIALANNIACIGLDKIEVKLPILYQPTDKVVSNASEAVLGAKDVVMHGISGVVGKTKGAVQDSVEMTKAVVNGSINTVLGSGVVQMVSSSVDTALTKSETLLEHYLPPTDEELAKEAMKTEGFELATGKPNYYVRLGSLSTKARKRAYQQALTRMKDAKGRGQEAISQLQKTVDVIEFARKNMNDANQKIHDAQDRLYSTWVEWTKTTGQHTDGENESVEQIESRTLTIARNLTQRLQTTCISLVTGVQGLPQNIQDKAQSVSAMAADVYQNFRSASSFREMSDGVLVTSREQFTKMKNSMDDVMDYLVNNTPLNWLVPDFTITDLSSEMDNRYVGRGRGGNGRLHPEKWAYPKCGIVFYTWFAFVKCYAIQ